TCCGTTTTTAGGTGCAATGAGCTGCGCACAGACGGCGGTAAATAATACATTTGAGTGTACGCAAGCATGTCGGGAAGATTGCGTGGTTTTTTATGGCCTTCCTGCATCCCTGCATGCGTCAAAATGCAAGGGTCGTCAtgcggccatggcgcgaCGACATGGCAAGGCACGTCGGTATCGCGCGAAAGTGCCATtagctgcgctcgcgctgctgcaatgcatgcaAATCCCCGCGCCGTGGCTTCTTCgacaagcacaagcaccgctgcgtcgctcttccacatgcgcagcacttgccgcccgcgcgcctcgtcgctggGCAGCGCCCCCAGACCAAAAGCGTTGATCCCCAGTGTCTCAGAGTTTGCGTCTGCATCCGGCAGCGTCGGCCCGTAATGCACCGGCGTATCACCACGGAGACGCAGAGAAATGTCggcttgcgcaagctgctctGCCCATGCGTctgcgcgcttgcgcgtggCCTGGCGGTAATATTGGACCGCCATCGTGAGCAGTGAGTGCGACCAAGCCTCGGATGCATAAGCAAACGGTCCGCCAAAGACAGACACACTTGCCCATAGCGCATCACCCGCGCTGCAATTCCAATCAATGATTTTTTGCGGCGTGTAGTCGCCGTGCGACACAAGAATCCGACGCTTGACTTGGTCGAGGATCCGTACAAGTACTGCATACCGCGCGCATAAATGCGTAGCAGCATACACTGCATTGGCTCGCTTTTCCGGCAGATTCTTTTCAAAATGAAGAGCAGATGGCAGGGTCAGggcatcgcgccgcgtgctTTGTGTGAGCAAACGTAGCTGGTGCgtgtcgcgccgcagctgcacgctgGGACAGTGCTCCATGGTTGACTGAACTTCAAGCTCAAGCGCGTGTGGAAAATGCACAGCATTCTGCCCTTCCACTTTGGAGTTGCcgaagcgcgctgcgggTGAGAGCCGCAGCGAGGCTGCAGATGGCTCGACCGATGTCGAGAAAAAAGCGGTTTTTAGTGCCACGTCCACAACCAGCCGAGCATTACCAAGTGTGTTGCATACCTGTGCAGCACTTACTAGCTGCACtgagcgcggtgcatgtTGCTGTATAGGCACGGTACTTACACGCCGCACATACTGGCCAAAGCCCCGCATGGTCGTTGGCAAAAAAACGCACGCGAATCGGGCCCGATTAACCACCATCGCGATGCTCGCCAATTTGCGGAGACGCATCTTGGGGGGCAAACAAACATATACATGCCACTTTTGCGGGAAAAAATCCATGCTGGTGCCTCCATATGGTACGCAGAATGTCAAGAGCTTTCCTGCGCATGGCACTGACGTGCAAGTGTCTAGCGGCACACCTGCACGATGGTATTGCTCCGCATGCGAGGCTTGGAATCACACGGACAAGGACGGCCATGTGCTTGATACGTACGACCCTGCGCTTGGGGATACAGTACATCAAGATTCGATGCCAAgtatgccgcgcgcgaccCTCTTTTGCCGTACATGCGTGACAAACCAAACACTCGTCACGAATCTCGTTGCAAATTACCTGCACGAAAATGCAACCGAAGCGGaagacgccgcgcagatGGAGGCGTTTCCTGCGTATCGAAAATCACTTGAGCAGCGGTACCCGCTTGCTTGTGCGGCatgtgcacagcgcgcaaatgAACACATCGTCGAGACGGATTGCCATGTACagcaggcgctgctcggAGCATGGGTCAAAAACCAGGTACACAAGAGGCCACAAGAGGCCAAACACACCACGAAGCGGAACTATGCGTGGTATTGGAAAGGCGTGCATTGCCTCATTGTTCACACGGTGGGTATTGCGTGCAGTTTGCTGTGGGCAAGCGGGCGTACGTACCCATGGCTTTTGCCTGTCGCGTGCATGCCGCCCGTTGGGTTTGATCCTGTATGGTACAAAGCAAagatgctgcgcttgcgccagGTTCCTTTTGCTGTGCATGGGCAGCTTGCTTGGCGAATGGGCGAATGTGCATTGTGGGCAGTACGTATTTTGATCGTTGTCGGCATATACGGAGCATGGTATGCACCGCGCGTTGGACTTGCTTTAGCACTAGTACAATGCCTAACAATAAGCTACACACTGCGCGGCTGTACTGTGCAGAGCATGCGTCCCGTACACCTTGTCTCTACCAAGGTACCCTTGCCCTCGTTTTCTGCACACCAAGGCGATCCACTCGCGGCAATGTCGTTGGGTCGtgcgcggcctgcgccgcctctTGATACCCTGTTGGAAACGACAAAAGAGGAGGCGATGGAAATCGATCCGCTTCCTGAGCCGACACCGCACTTGGTCTTTGGGCCGCAGCGATTTGCAGGGCCTGAGACGCAGAGTGGGCTGGAGGATTTGTTTCATAgcaagcttgcgctcgaATCGGACatgtgcattgcgcaagaCGCAGCACATGGCTGGATGACAGTGAACATGCCGCTGGCTTTTGTGGTGCTGGGTGTGGGAGCATTGCTGTGGTACGGACTGCGTGTGCAGTAGATGTATAGTGCAGAAAGAGCATATGTATATACCCCGCTCGACGTTCATACAAGCTTGTCTCGGGACTAATCAATTCTACACTACTTGGGCGGGTCGTCGGGGCCGAGCATGAGCTCAGGACGGACCTGCTCGTCAAACTCCTCCGGAGTAAGCAGACCAAGGCCCACAGTGGCCTCCTTGAGCGTGAGATCTTCCTTGTGTGCCTTTTTGGCAGCCTTGGCCACATTGTCGTATCCGAGACGTGCATTGAGCGCGGTGGCGAGCATCAGCGACTCGTTCAACAAGCTgtcgatgcgcttgcggttTGCCTGAATACCGAGGACACAGTGGTCGGTGAAGCTCTCCGCACCATCGGCCAAAAGGCGGATGCTGGACAAGAGGTTCTTTGCAATCACGGGCTTGAACACATTAAGTTCAAACTGGCCGTAGGATCCACCGACACTGACGGCGACATTGTTGCCCATcacctgcgcagcgaccaTGGTCAATGCTTCGCACTGGGTAGGGTTGACTTTGCCCGGCATGATCGACGAGCCCGGCTCGTTCTCCGGCAAAGAAAGTTCGCCAAGTCCACAGCGGGGGCCGGAGCCAAGGTAGCGGATATCGTTGGCAATCTTCATCAGCGATACCGCAATCGTGTTCATCGCACCGGACGCCTCGACCATcgcgtcgtgcgccgcaagagcCTCAAATTTGTTTGGCGCAGTGACAAATTCCTCACCGGTGATCTTGGTGATCTCAGCGGCAACGGCAGTGTCAAAGCCCTTGAACGTGTTGAGGCCGGTGCCGACGGCAGTGccgccttgcgcaagcatgcgcAGACGGGGGAGCACGTCATTGACACGCGAGATCGAGTTCTCCATTTGCTGCACGTAGCCGCTAAACTCCTGGCCAAGCGTCAGCGGTGTGGCGTCCTGCAAGTGGGTACGGCCAATCTTGATGATGCTGTCAAACTCTGAGCGCTTGGCGTCGAGTGCAACTTGCAGCTTCTTGAGCGAGGGCAATAGGTTTTGCGTAATCTCCATCACGGCAGCAACGTGCATCGCAGTGGGAAACGTGTCGTTGCTGCTCTGGCTACGGTTCACATGGTCGTTCGGGTGAACGGGCGTTTTGGAGCCGAGTTCGCCGCCGAGCATTTCGATGGCGCGGTTCGAAATAACCTCGTTCACATTCATGTTCGTCTGCGTGCCAGAGCCAGTCTGAAATACGACCAAAGGGAAATGGTCGTTGAGCTTTCCAAGCATGACTTCATCGGCGGCATCGCTGATTGCGGCAGCAAGTTTCTGATCCAGGCCGTACCTGCTGTTCACGACCGCGGCGGCCTTCTTGAGCACACCAAATGCCTTGATCAGCGGAATCGGCATGCGCTCCGTGGCGCCACCAATCTTGAAATTCATCGAAGAGCGCTGGGTCTGTGCACCCCAGTACTTGTCAGCAGGCACTTCAAGATCACCAAAGGtgtcgcgctctttgcgcactTTGCCGGCGCCAACTTGAGAACCAACCAGAGTGCGGACAGCGCCTATGCGCATCACAGAGTGCGCAGTCCTCGAAGCAGGCAGGCGCATCAAGACCTTGGGCACAGCGTTAAAGATCGTGCGGGAGGCGGACATGCTATACAAGCGGTGGAGAGTGGTAACTGCGGCTTCCGGCGCTGCCCGCACGGCGAATGGGCCACGTGTACAAGCAGCCTGCTGGGTAAAAGTATATAGGTTTACACAGATCCTCATGGGTCTCTATCTTGTTCGCAGAACACCACGTGGCGCTAGGCACGCGAATAGGACACCTACTGTCAGTGGCAGCCAAGGGACGTACTTTGAGGCGCTCTCCATTAGGAAAAGCGTGTCCATTCGTTGCTTCACGCGCGGTGACGCCAGAAGGAATATCGTTGTACTCAATGAATGCAATGTCTCCCTTGCCAGGCACCATGCGCACTTCGTTGAGATTCGGGTACCTgcggtgagcagcgcacagaaATACGTACGCGCCAAATAGCTCCTTTAGCTCCTTTTCTGCAATGTAATTCGGAATTTGCTGCAAAAAAAGAATTTTGTTCGGCGGAAGATATTCGTCGGGAAGCTGGTTCGCTTGTAcgcgcgccagcgacgtcgccttgcgcgccatcgTACCTGGGGCAGGTACACCCTCTGTAGGTAAGCAGTGCAATGCGTACATACCGCGCGTCTCTTTTtgcctgcgcagcatctcgCGATACCGGTGGATATTTGTACGCCGCGTAATTTGTTTTTGCTCTTTCCGCTGCTTTTGGAATACCTCGAGTGCCGTCTCTGCTTCTGTGGATCCTGGGGGGCCAGATACGTGCTGTACGACACTGTCCGATTTGGTGCGTGCAAATGCGATACGCTGGTGTAAGCTGTGTGCGGGCACATACCATTGCTTTTCCATACAGTGGAAAGTCTTGGACCTCTTTCATTGCTTTTGTTGCTATTTCCTTGTTTTTGAAACTCACAAATGCCTGGCCGCGCATTCGCAGGTTGGCGTGTGCAACGACGGAAAGCACCTTGCCGTAAAGGCCAAATAGCGCCTCTAGCGTCTGCTTCATCACGGGCACTTTAACGCGCTCATTAAGGTTGTGGATATACAGTGTCTCGCTTGGCTCCGCTCTTAcatgcgcgcttggcgcatgcCTCCCTTGCGTTGTTGCCATGCTCGAAGCGACAAGAAAAGCAGCGGAACcacgcggcggcacaggcCCGATCGCCCGATCTACTCGTACAGCCTACTTTGCTGTGCTACGTGCTTTTTTTCTTCTTGCCCAGCTGCTGCTTCTTGGtctcgaggcgctgcttttcGAAGTTTGTTTTGGAGGCAGCATTACCCATCCTCGTATACAGTTTGCGCTGCCTGTTCGACAAGAGCATCTTGGCCATATCACGCGCCTCGGCTTCTTCAGATAGTTGCACCGGGGCTTTGCGTTTTTGCTTCTTGGCGGATTTCAGCGCGGCACTGTGCTGTGCACGTAGCGCAATCAACGCATCTTCGCCGCCTGCAGCTTCAACCTCAAGCTCGGCAGCCTCCATAAGCCCAGATGCGTCTGCATCAATTGGGTCTgcaaggagcgcgtcgcgcgcagaaaagGTAGGCGCTGTTTTCCTatcctcctcttcctcgtcaTCGGTTTCATCAGAGTCGCTGGTAGGTGCAGCTACTTCCATACCAAGCGCCTCTTGTGCTTCCGAGGGAACGTAGCCGCCACGACGTGCTACTTCGTGGTCGTCCACAAACGGACTCAAGTGGGGtgggagcggcgcgccaggcCGGTAAGGCTCCGTGGGGAGCAACGTGCGGCGGTTCACACTATCGACAACCCACTGCGGCTGCACATACACACGTCGGCCCGGGTGTTGCGGCAGGTTTCCATCTTCCACAGGACGGTCAATAATGTGGTGCGTGATTCGCTCGTCGTTCTCAGCGACGCCACTGCCTGCGCCCGCAACATGATCCCAGCCAATGTTGCTTGGATGCGCACCAAACGAGCGCAGAATAAATTCAACCACTGCGCGTGGGCACTCGCGCGAAATATAGAACACATAACGGCTGAAAAGGTTCTGCTTTGTATCGTCACCGGCTtggtgctgcagctcgccTAAAGTGGTCAGTTGGTCACCGGCCAGTTGCTCATCTTCGGTCGTACGTTTGGATGCCTGCATAACAAATTCGTCC
This is a stretch of genomic DNA from Malassezia vespertilionis chromosome 1, complete sequence. It encodes these proteins:
- a CDS encoding uncharacterized protein (TransMembrane:1 (o127-149i)), which gives rise to MGSLLGEWANVHCGHYTLRGCTVQSMRPVHLVSTKVPLPSFSAHQGDPLAAMSLGRARPAPPLDTLLETTKEEAMEIDPLPEPTPHLVFGPQRFAGPETQSGLEDLFHSKLALESDMCIAQDAAHGWMTVNMPLAFVVLGVGALLWYGLRVQ
- the FUM1 gene encoding fumarate hydratase (COG:C; EggNog:ENOG503NTY2), coding for MATTQGRHAPSAHVRAEPSETLYIHNLNERVKVPVMKQTLEALFGLYGKVLSVVAHANLRMRGQAFVSFKNKEIATKAMKEVQDFPLYGKAMRIAFARTKSDSVVQHVSGPPGSTEAETALEVFQKQRKEQKQITRRTNIHRYREMLRRQKETREGVPAPGTMARKATSLARVQANQLPDEYLPPNKILFLQQIPNYIAEKELKELFGAYPNLNEVRMVPGKGDIAFIEYNDIPSGVTAREATNGHAFPNGERLKVSYSQTHEDLMSASRTIFNAVPKVLMRLPASRTAHSVMRIGAVRTLVGSQVGAGKVRKERDTFGDLEVPADKYWGAQTQRSSMNFKIGGATERMPIPLIKAFGVLKKAAAVVNSRYGLDQKLAAAISDAADEVMLGKLNDHFPLVVFQTGSGTQTNMNVNEVISNRAIEMLGGELGSKTPVHPNDHVNRSQSSNDTFPTAMHVAAVMEITQNLLPSLKKLQVALDAKRSEFDSIIKIGRTHLQDATPLTLGQEFSGYVQQMENSISRVNDVLPRLRMLAQGGTAVGTGLNTFKGFDTAVAAEITKITGEEFVTAPNKFEALAAHDAMVEASGAMNTIAVSLMKIANDIRYLGSGPRCGLGELSLPENEPGSSIMPGKVNPTQCEALTMVAAQVMGNNVAVSVGGSYGQFELNVFKPVIAKNLLSSIRLLADGAESFTDHCVLGIQANRKRIDSLLNESLMLATALNARLGYDNVAKAAKKAHKEDLTLKEATVGLGLLTPEEFDEQVRPELMLGPDDPPK